From Oncorhynchus nerka isolate Pitt River linkage group LG1, Oner_Uvic_2.0, whole genome shotgun sequence, the proteins below share one genomic window:
- the LOC115124003 gene encoding histamine N-methyltransferase-like translates to MVVRVPFLKAQCPACFFPSIGEGKANLNVMGVGSGAGEIDLEMFSQLHLKHPSVTVDNQVVEPSAQQLHLYKVLVSQKPNLDYIKFTWNKMTATEFEKHWRENHLTKKMDFIHMIQMLYYVKDPGATVTFYQSLLDRNGKLLVILVSDESGWGKLWRTFRTQLCNTEISQCVTTGDIKAYLDSKTVSYQSYKLPSQMDITECFTEGDQRGELLLDFLTEVLDFSSTAPPELKRGVLDLLKTPDCSKEVDERVIFNNTLEVLVVDPLQ, encoded by the exons ATGGTAGTACGAGTACCTTTCCTGAAAGCACAATGTCCTGCCTGTTTCTTCCCCAGCATTGGAGAGGGAAAAGCCAATCTTAATGTGATGGGAGTGGGAAGTGGAGCAG GTGAGATTGACCTTGAGATGTTCTCTCAGCTGCATCTGAAGCATCCTTCAGTAACCGTGGACAACCAGGTGGTGGAACCCAGCGCCCAGCAGCTCCACCTCTATAAGG TGTTGGTGTCCCAGAAACCAAACCTAGACTACATTAAATTCACTTGGAACAAGATGACGGCCACTGAGTTTGAGAAGCACTGGAGAGAGAACCATTTGACCAAGAAGATGGACTTCATTCACATGATACAG ATGTTGTATTACGTGAAGGATCCAggtgctacagtcacattctaccagAGCCTCCTGGACAGGAATGGAAAACTACTTGTAATTCTGGTGTCTG ATGAGAGTGGCTGGGGAAAGCTGTGGAGGACCTTCAGGACCCAGCTGTGTAACACAGAGATCAGTCAGTGTGTGACTACAGGTGATATTAAAGCCTACCTGGACTCTAAGACAGTGAGTTACCAGAGCTACAAGCTGCCGTCTCAGATGGATATCACTGAGTGTTTCACTGAGGGGGACCAGAGAGGAGAACTgcttctggacttcctgactgaggtGTTAGACTTCAGCTCCACTGCTCCTCCGGAGCTGAAGAGAGGAGTTCTAGACCTGCTGAAGACCCCAGACTGTAGCAAGGAGGTGGATGAGAGGGTCATCTTCAATAACACCTTGGAGGTGCTGGTGGTTGaccctctacagtaa